The following are encoded together in the Chitinophaga parva genome:
- a CDS encoding RelA/SpoT domain-containing protein, whose protein sequence is MSHNLPVPIESKSQINKAGKVLAQANLFSQEYQNALELANRWRACHAYPINTFQATLRTKIKSCIGDVLVAQRLKRMPTIIDKLSRFPNMQLTTMQDIAGIRAIFDDPSDINLIVSKYVDNKNFPHEFVGSYDYISNPRDIDGYRSHHLVYKYRNKQNPTYDGLRVEIQLRTKLQHIWATAVETMGTFLGQALKSKQGEKEWLDFFALVSSAFSFLENTPQVPRFSSLSRAETLETVAKMEQELGAIEKMKNFSTVVSSMGSTKSYTYHLLVLNSLKHSIDVYTYDRDNFDSAMSDYAKFEDEAAKGSKLEPVLVSAGPMENLRKAYPNLFLDITEFEKTLMSLITPKGIGGQ, encoded by the coding sequence ATGTCACACAATTTACCAGTTCCCATAGAATCCAAATCCCAAATTAATAAGGCAGGAAAAGTGCTAGCCCAAGCCAATTTATTCTCACAAGAATATCAGAATGCGCTAGAACTTGCCAATCGATGGCGTGCTTGCCACGCATATCCCATCAATACCTTTCAAGCCACATTAAGAACTAAGATCAAAAGCTGTATAGGAGATGTTTTAGTAGCTCAACGGTTGAAACGTATGCCGACAATTATCGATAAATTGTCAAGATTTCCGAATATGCAGCTAACAACTATGCAGGACATTGCTGGAATAAGAGCAATTTTTGATGATCCAAGTGATATTAATCTTATTGTTTCAAAATATGTGGATAATAAAAATTTTCCTCATGAATTTGTAGGTAGTTACGACTATATCTCAAACCCACGTGACATTGACGGTTATAGGAGTCATCATTTGGTTTATAAATATCGCAATAAGCAAAACCCCACGTATGATGGATTACGTGTTGAAATTCAGCTTAGAACTAAGCTTCAACATATTTGGGCAACTGCGGTAGAAACTATGGGTACGTTTTTAGGGCAAGCCTTAAAGTCAAAGCAAGGAGAGAAGGAATGGCTCGATTTTTTTGCTTTAGTGTCCTCTGCATTTTCCTTTCTAGAAAATACTCCCCAAGTCCCAAGATTTTCGAGTCTATCTCGAGCAGAAACTTTGGAGACAGTGGCAAAAATGGAGCAAGAGTTAGGTGCAATCGAAAAGATGAAGAATTTTTCAACTGTCGTTAGTTCTATGGGAAGTACAAAAAGCTATACATACCATTTATTAGTTTTAAATTCCTTGAAACATTCGATCGATGTTTACACATATGACAGGGATAATTTCGATAGCGCGATGTCAGATTATGCCAAATTTGAAGACGAAGCTGCTAAAGGAAGCAAGTTAGAGCCCGTACTTGTGTCAGCAGGTCCTATGGAAAATCTTAGGAAAGCGTATCCCAACCTATTTCTTGACATTACTGAATTTGAGAAAACGTTAATGAGTTTAATAACACCTAAGGGTATCGGCGGTCAATAA
- a CDS encoding SIR2 family protein — protein MDYSKVLEQLQQRLKNKSLSVLVGAGFSKNVHNKLFLSWWELLDKMVRRMNHNVYTAAFERISGIKPTEDEDKFNGFVTSEVNQYLEQTDYLQVVSDYIRKMGYRETVDVCIEENVPKAIRKEGKLFLRQSKNGVITDTEISQGDLEIHNKLIKLPWNNIYTTNYDNLLEFCIDTKVISGLEEQVKKYDEEILTLQQNIQTNSTNVADLNSQIPSKITGLKGELFMNDDETFKEKYLEINKLSYQISYDQSQIETLNRKKWELEDAIDDSYSIVRHSSELAIKRNRNIIKLHGSLPEHDNEPFAFDNEYNKRYIISGEDYEHYPVRHEAFTQLMRISLLQGCFCLIGFSGDDANFMAWISWVRTVIMRERGNDKEDTKIYFIDARATEPADSHKQQFYKNYRIVHIPLSHPSCIEFLQKKSGKSIAPTTTHDLLNELMDYLTNVAAPDLPQVSYEVMAREKYEQYWKNSKISKRSANKDDVLELCAVYYELNELKQYNSVPSFDYLNNHIKVEFILAASTIYSSLGLDDASEIKFLGTIALALEDLFLPYSCLIEDHDFKQLLKKAKSLSQDIYCRYLKLDAKDAIWKADRKKLVRATGVLMKLGSDRYASDVVTLNLMGTATMFRFREMNKILESNLNSSFNSTALAGYWMLFDRKAGLDRLKKQKYKLVQERLYAMEVMQMLLAGKQDGQLLENRQRLQQAGLRLLNDNQEYVLSLFNKQKVKIEPYESDDFLGRSFSIGNSGKKTSSLQLLGMMLEKGTHFSGKEFYFLDKDKVYPIFEEVYQQYSVPVLFFAFQYGDEKYIKRLGQDYAYSPSLSINPEQLFELLSVAYKDPFAPLRYKENTLIFLAQFIIIVKPKVWENFLLEVWNEKKDNGQVFDKDRRNNLDFIESSLRHCQNAVIMSKVLTDCLQAASENNGQIDSVNRHLFVLANNPFLKALKSRIQRNENPDYVNKLLQLLPKVPDYLFILGNIHIFLNKEQIKKLEHALLKMDYGLIKFPNLWSVITYYCKKNRKLQQKVIGELLKSPQLWRTGISLTPEGKLSWSSNSDFIKLRKLRKGGKKEVGLTFSDRDVLELYNKMKPKLEEVRKIEEKGRSVLDDFFPLLQEMSWFLDMESDKLKNELDFDQVRNSVIQLSFDGNMERHKLAGLTSDNVVEVNEAITEITVALYDRSGFEKHKPYIQLIINKIQLKRGPGLVLCLEYLVGWCKHFRGKEEFKEFKNGLLEILNLYRSNYPEGLAISKVEELLVSLAVVLSNWGCRNEDITYFIALIEKSRYNNVRFNLKEKLNQKNYIS, from the coding sequence ATGGACTACTCCAAAGTGCTCGAGCAATTACAACAAAGATTAAAAAATAAAAGCTTATCCGTTCTTGTTGGTGCTGGGTTTAGTAAAAACGTTCACAATAAATTATTCCTCTCCTGGTGGGAACTATTAGATAAAATGGTTCGGAGAATGAATCACAACGTGTACACTGCAGCATTTGAAAGAATAAGTGGAATAAAACCAACGGAAGATGAAGATAAATTCAATGGGTTTGTCACATCAGAAGTGAATCAATACCTTGAGCAAACTGACTACTTGCAAGTCGTTTCTGATTACATACGAAAAATGGGGTACCGCGAAACAGTAGATGTGTGTATCGAAGAAAATGTTCCCAAGGCGATCAGAAAAGAAGGTAAGCTCTTTCTGAGGCAATCTAAAAACGGGGTTATTACGGATACAGAGATAAGCCAAGGTGATCTGGAAATTCACAATAAGCTAATAAAGCTACCATGGAATAATATTTACACAACCAACTATGATAATCTTCTAGAGTTCTGCATCGATACAAAAGTTATTTCAGGGCTGGAAGAACAGGTAAAGAAATATGATGAAGAAATATTAACGCTACAGCAAAATATTCAAACCAACAGCACAAATGTTGCGGACTTAAATAGTCAGATTCCCAGCAAGATAACGGGGCTCAAAGGAGAACTCTTCATGAATGATGATGAAACTTTTAAGGAAAAATATCTAGAAATAAATAAGCTTTCTTACCAAATTAGCTATGACCAATCTCAAATCGAAACGCTGAATCGGAAAAAGTGGGAGTTGGAGGATGCCATCGACGATTCATATAGTATTGTCAGGCATTCATCTGAGCTTGCCATCAAAAGAAATCGGAACATTATAAAGCTTCACGGCTCTTTACCAGAACATGATAATGAACCTTTTGCTTTTGACAATGAATACAATAAGCGATATATCATTTCGGGTGAGGATTATGAACATTATCCTGTACGCCATGAGGCGTTTACACAATTGATGAGAATATCCCTACTACAGGGATGCTTCTGTCTAATTGGATTTTCAGGAGATGACGCAAATTTTATGGCTTGGATATCTTGGGTCAGGACTGTAATCATGCGAGAACGCGGTAATGATAAAGAAGATACAAAAATATACTTTATCGATGCCAGGGCCACTGAACCAGCAGATTCGCATAAACAACAATTCTACAAAAACTACAGGATTGTACATATTCCTCTGAGCCATCCAAGTTGTATAGAGTTTCTGCAAAAGAAATCAGGCAAATCAATTGCTCCTACAACAACACATGATCTGTTGAATGAATTAATGGACTACTTAACAAATGTTGCAGCCCCTGATCTACCTCAGGTTTCATATGAAGTAATGGCCAGGGAAAAATATGAACAGTATTGGAAAAATAGCAAGATCAGTAAGAGGTCTGCGAATAAGGACGATGTTTTGGAACTATGCGCTGTCTATTATGAGTTAAATGAATTGAAACAGTACAATAGCGTACCATCTTTTGACTACTTAAATAATCATATAAAGGTCGAATTTATTTTGGCTGCCAGTACGATATATTCATCTCTGGGATTAGACGACGCATCTGAAATAAAGTTTTTGGGTACGATTGCATTAGCGTTGGAAGATTTATTTCTGCCTTATTCTTGTCTTATAGAAGATCATGACTTCAAACAGCTCCTTAAGAAAGCAAAAAGTTTGTCACAGGATATATATTGCCGTTATCTAAAGCTTGATGCCAAAGATGCCATATGGAAAGCCGACAGGAAAAAACTGGTAAGGGCGACAGGAGTGTTGATGAAACTCGGTTCTGATAGGTATGCCAGTGATGTTGTTACTTTAAACCTGATGGGTACCGCCACAATGTTCCGGTTCAGAGAAATGAATAAGATACTTGAAAGTAACCTCAACTCCTCATTCAATAGTACCGCACTTGCAGGATATTGGATGCTTTTTGACCGGAAAGCTGGATTAGATCGGCTAAAAAAGCAAAAGTATAAACTTGTTCAAGAGCGTCTTTACGCAATGGAGGTTATGCAAATGCTCCTTGCCGGAAAACAAGATGGACAACTATTGGAAAACCGGCAAAGATTGCAGCAAGCAGGACTCAGGCTCTTAAATGATAATCAAGAATACGTTCTTTCATTGTTTAATAAGCAGAAGGTTAAAATTGAGCCTTACGAGTCAGATGACTTTCTTGGAAGATCCTTTTCAATTGGAAATTCGGGCAAAAAAACATCTAGCCTGCAACTACTTGGAATGATGCTCGAAAAAGGGACTCATTTTTCTGGCAAGGAGTTTTATTTTCTGGATAAAGACAAGGTATATCCAATTTTTGAGGAGGTGTATCAGCAGTATTCGGTTCCAGTTTTGTTTTTTGCCTTTCAATATGGAGATGAAAAATATATTAAACGACTTGGACAGGACTACGCTTATAGCCCTAGTCTTTCAATAAATCCGGAACAATTATTCGAGCTTTTATCTGTTGCATATAAAGATCCGTTTGCCCCACTTAGGTACAAAGAAAACACACTCATTTTTCTAGCGCAGTTTATCATTATTGTAAAGCCAAAAGTGTGGGAAAACTTTTTGTTAGAGGTATGGAATGAGAAGAAGGATAATGGGCAGGTGTTTGACAAGGATAGAAGAAATAATCTTGACTTTATTGAATCTTCACTCCGCCATTGCCAAAATGCGGTCATAATGTCGAAGGTACTAACAGACTGCCTCCAAGCGGCTTCTGAAAATAATGGACAGATTGATAGCGTTAACCGCCATCTGTTCGTCCTTGCAAATAATCCTTTTCTGAAGGCTCTAAAAAGTAGGATTCAAAGGAACGAAAATCCTGACTACGTTAATAAGTTATTACAGTTGTTACCCAAGGTGCCTGATTATCTATTTATACTTGGAAATATTCACATTTTTCTTAACAAAGAGCAAATCAAGAAGTTGGAACATGCGCTGTTGAAGATGGATTATGGCCTTATCAAGTTCCCCAATCTGTGGTCGGTTATCACCTACTATTGTAAAAAGAATAGGAAATTACAGCAAAAAGTTATTGGCGAACTTTTAAAAAGTCCTCAACTTTGGAGGACAGGGATATCTTTGACGCCTGAAGGAAAATTGTCCTGGTCCAGTAACAGTGATTTTATTAAATTACGCAAACTAAGGAAGGGTGGAAAGAAGGAAGTAGGTCTTACTTTCTCAGATAGGGATGTGTTGGAGTTGTATAACAAAATGAAACCCAAACTTGAGGAGGTAAGAAAGATCGAGGAGAAAGGAAGATCAGTACTTGATGACTTTTTTCCTTTACTGCAGGAAATGAGCTGGTTTTTAGATATGGAATCGGATAAACTAAAAAACGAGCTAGATTTTGACCAGGTCCGTAATAGTGTTATCCAATTGTCCTTCGATGGCAATATGGAGCGACATAAATTGGCTGGGCTCACGTCAGATAACGTTGTAGAAGTTAATGAAGCGATAACGGAAATTACCGTTGCACTATATGATCGATCCGGGTTTGAAAAACATAAACCGTATATTCAGTTAATCATAAATAAAATTCAGCTAAAACGCGGGCCAGGACTGGTTCTTTGTTTGGAGTACCTAGTTGGCTGGTGCAAACATTTTCGGGGAAAGGAGGAGTTTAAAGAATTCAAAAATGGGCTGTTGGAAATTCTGAATTTGTATAGATCCAATTACCCGGAGGGACTTGCAATATCAAAAGTCGAAGAATTACTCGTCAGTCTGGCTGTAGTGCTTTCAAATTGGGGGTGCAGAAACGAGGACATTACCTATTTTATAGCTCTTATTGAAAAGAGTAGATATAATAATGTCAGGTTTAATTTGAAAGAAAAATTAAATCAAAAAAATTATATATCCTGA
- a CDS encoding relaxase/mobilization nuclease domain-containing protein yields MVAKIVHGKNIRAILSYNEIKVRNREAELLMAAGYPVDPDQLSFKAKLERLQMLTRQNERTHTNAMHIILGFSAKDKLDNDMLQSIALEYMDGIGFGQQPFLLYRHYDTYHPHIHIATVNIAPGGQRIETHNIGRNQSNTTRRLIEVSYGLVKAEDQSEQEDTLQPIQLEKIKYGKSGTKAAIAGIVREVIDTYKFTSLPELNAVLRQFNIMAYRGTEDSLMYQKGGLTIASWTKMVWSRTYP; encoded by the coding sequence ATGGTTGCCAAAATAGTTCACGGGAAAAATATCCGGGCCATCCTTTCCTACAATGAAATTAAAGTACGAAACCGGGAGGCAGAGTTGCTAATGGCAGCTGGCTACCCGGTAGATCCAGATCAGCTTTCCTTCAAGGCAAAACTGGAACGCCTTCAGATGCTCACGCGGCAAAACGAGCGCACCCACACCAATGCCATGCACATTATCCTGGGGTTTTCAGCAAAGGACAAGCTGGATAACGACATGCTGCAGTCCATTGCATTGGAGTACATGGACGGTATCGGCTTCGGCCAACAGCCCTTCTTGCTGTACCGGCACTATGATACTTACCATCCGCATATCCATATCGCCACCGTTAATATTGCGCCGGGAGGTCAGCGGATAGAGACCCACAATATCGGCAGGAACCAGTCCAATACCACCCGTCGGCTGATAGAAGTAAGCTACGGCCTTGTAAAAGCAGAGGACCAGTCAGAGCAGGAGGATACCTTGCAGCCAATCCAGCTCGAAAAGATAAAATACGGAAAGTCCGGTACCAAAGCTGCTATTGCCGGCATTGTCCGGGAGGTGATCGACACCTACAAATTTACTTCACTGCCGGAGCTGAATGCCGTGCTGCGGCAATTCAACATCATGGCTTACCGGGGGACTGAGGATAGCCTGATGTACCAGAAAGGTGGCCTTACTATTGCATCCTGGACGAAGATGGTGTGGTCCAGAACATACCCATAA
- a CDS encoding plasmid mobilization protein, which produces MDGKESRSKRLTHRIDFRISAELHGRLSALVPRTRGIKSVSQLLRKILEEGKVTIETYDSTQDKALEELARIPKEIHAIGINLNQVTRRFHTEKTAEGRLFQALEIVRFFQQADLRLTQVITTIAKISEGWLPK; this is translated from the coding sequence ATGGATGGAAAAGAGAGCAGGAGCAAGCGACTTACGCACCGAATAGACTTCCGAATATCGGCGGAGCTACATGGTAGGTTATCGGCGCTTGTTCCCCGGACAAGGGGTATAAAGTCCGTAAGCCAACTACTCAGAAAAATACTGGAGGAAGGGAAAGTCACCATTGAAACCTATGATTCTACCCAGGACAAAGCCTTGGAAGAACTCGCCCGTATCCCCAAAGAGATTCATGCTATTGGTATCAATCTCAACCAGGTCACCCGCCGTTTCCATACGGAAAAGACAGCCGAGGGCAGGCTGTTCCAGGCGCTGGAAATTGTAAGATTTTTCCAGCAAGCCGACTTGCGTCTGACCCAGGTGATCACAACCATTGCCAAAATATCGGAAGGATGGTTGCCAAAATAG